A portion of the Melanotaenia boesemani isolate fMelBoe1 chromosome 2, fMelBoe1.pri, whole genome shotgun sequence genome contains these proteins:
- the LOC121631327 gene encoding osteocalcin: MKTLLILALCSVAVICVTSGAATGPQPADDKPADEGLFVEREQASTVVRQKRNAGQLSLTQLESLREVCEANMACEHMMDTNGIIAAYTAYYGPIPY, translated from the exons atGAAGACTTTGCTCATCCTGGCTCTGTGCTCCGTGGCAGTCATCTGTGTGACTTCAG GTGCCGCCACCGGACCCCAGCCTGCAGATGACAAACCAGCTGATGAGG GATTGTTTGTGGAGAGGGAGCAGGCCTCCACGGTGGTGAGACAGAAGAGAAATGCCGGGCAGTTATCCCTGACTCAGCTGGAGAG CCTGAGAGAAGTCTGTGAGGCCAACATGGCTTGTGAGCACATGATGGACACAAATGGCATCATTGCCGCCTACACCGCCTACTACGGGCCAATCCCATATTAG